A genomic stretch from Telopea speciosissima isolate NSW1024214 ecotype Mountain lineage chromosome 7, Tspe_v1, whole genome shotgun sequence includes:
- the LOC122669527 gene encoding protein DMP8-like, whose protein sequence is MEETTEGIGIKIYNASPNDEATSDLEAAAPPEKRRKRRAVAKGVQKTLSKTSMLVNFLPTGTLLTFEIVLPSVSGDGLCSSVSTTMINVMMGLCALSCFFFHFTDSFRRPDGKVYFGFVTPKGLSVFKSVLGVEVPKDERYKVGLTDFVHAVMSVMVVVAIAFSDHRVTDCLFPGHVKEMDEVMESFPLMVGIICSGLFLVFPNSRYGIGCMAA, encoded by the coding sequence ATGGAGGAAACTACTGAAGGAATCGGAATCAAAATCTACAATGCCTCACCAAACGATGAGGCGACTTCAGATCTAGAAGCGGCGGCGCCACCGGAAAAGAGACGTAAACGACGTGCAGTGGCGAAGGGAGTTCAGAAGACACTATCAAAGACATCAATGCTTGTGAATTTCCTTCCCACAGGGACGTTACTGACATTCGAGATAGTATTGCCTTCAGTGTCCGGTGATGGACTTTGCTCTTCTGTGAGTACAACCATGATCAATGTCATGATGGGACTATGCGctctctcttgtttcttcttccacttcacCGACAGTTTCCGAAGACCTGACGGGAAGGTTTATTTCGGATTCGTTACTCCAAAAGGGCTATCGGTGTTTAAGTCGGTTCTCGGGGTGGAGGTTCCAAAGGACGAGCGATACAAAGTTGGACTGACGGATTTTGTGCATGCCGTAATGTCGGTAATGGTGGTTGTAGCCATAGCATTTTCGGATCATCGGGTGACGGATTGTTTGTTCCCAGGTCATGTAAAGGAGATGGACGAGGTGATGGAGAGTTTCCCATTAATGGTGGGTATCATATGCAGTGGCCTCTTTCTTGTCTTCCCCAACTCTCGTTATGGCATAGGGTGCATGGCCGCCTGA
- the LOC122667011 gene encoding uncharacterized protein LOC122667011, with protein sequence MGENEWITDAMTDDWLVVEVLMRLRQPEEHASLPTKRLVSVLPEWGLRQPRSRQILRCSSVQVKKDGESRRASPTTPLSWSGGTSFSGSGAVDGYEECSHPVKGSSGVRSKVISTSVTAGRRSRKKKTFAELKEEESLLLKESINLKKELETLRADFEEQRAKNETFKRMKLDLQLQSGKDAATSVDLMDAADCEVPDQTEANSVDYSHLNFPKHDECDERDAVACPSSDSDSRRIEEKDASALMANNFFVLPDLNLPLEEDSNSELLYGLS encoded by the exons ATGGGAGAGAACGAGTGGATTACAGATGCTATGACGGACGATTGGCTGGTGGTGGAAGTGCTGATGCGGCTCCGCCAGCCGGAAGAACATGCGTCGCTGCCGACAAAGAGATTGGTGTCTGTGTTGCCTGAGTGGGGATTGAGACAACCACGGTCGAGGCAGATTCTGCGATGCAGTAGCGTTCAGGTGAAGAAGGATGGGGAGTCAAGGAGAGCCAGCCCGACGACGCCTCTCTCTTGGAGTGGTGGTACGTCTTTTAGCGGTAGCGGTGCTGTCGATGGTTACGAAGAGTGCAGCCATCCTGTCAAGGGCTCAAGCGGCGTTAGATCTAAG GTTATTTCTACGAGTGTAACTGCCGGAAGAAGGTCAAGGAAAAAGAAG ACATTTGCGGAACTTAAGGAGGAAGAAAGTTTGTTGCTGAAGGAAAGTATAAATTTGAAGAAG GAGCTAGAGACACTCAGGGCCGACTTTGAGGAACAGAGGGCCAAAAATGAGACCTTTAAGAGAATGAAG CTTGATTTGCAGCTCCAATCAGGAAAAGATGCAGCCACCTCTGTTGACTTGATGGATGCAGCAGATTGTGAAGTACCTGATCAGACAGAGGCTAATTCGGTGGATTACTCCCATTTGAACTTTCCGAAACATGACGAGTGTGATGAACGTGACGCTGTAGCATGCCCATCTTCCGATTCTGATTCTCGCAGGATAGAAGAGAAGGATGCTTCTGCCCTTATGGccaataatttttttgtgttaCCCGATCTTAACCTGCCTTTGGAAGAAGACTCAAACTCTGAGTTATTATATGGATTAAGCTGA